A region from the Falco peregrinus isolate bFalPer1 chromosome 19, bFalPer1.pri, whole genome shotgun sequence genome encodes:
- the RORC gene encoding nuclear receptor ROR-gamma isoform X3 — protein sequence MSRDAVKFGRMSKKQRERLHAEVQQQLEQRQQERAAEGAAASPPEVMGRRGHPLTPASTPGCPGTRHGATDGRAGPMVEAELGRPEGTEQSPDKDRDGEGDRDDPDFYPHPDVSSLLESPTSSGLEIEHLTQNVLKSYRETCQLRAEDLQLRRWDIFSREEVCAYQKKSMEEMWQCCAGRITEAIQYVVEFAKRLRGFMDLCQNDQIVLLKAGAMEVVLVRMCRAFNSDNRTVFFEGKYASTELFRSLGCHELIGSIFDFAQSLCALHVSESEVAFFSALVLINASRPWLQEPAKVARLQGRLDVAFRLLLRRTRREGLLARLPPAGHLRALCSQHVEQLQAFRRLCPAALHVAFPPLYRELFAGEAETPGAAR from the exons ATGTCCCGCGACG CCGTCAAGTTCGGCCGCATGTCCAAGAAGCAGCGGGAGCGGCTGCACGCCGaggttcagcagcagctggagcagcggCAGCAGGAGCGGGCGGCTGAGGGGgcggctgccagccccccagAGGTGATGGGGCGCCGGGGCCACCCGCTGACCCCTGCCAGCACCCCGGGGTGCCCCGGCACCCGTCACGGTGCCACGGATGGCCGGGCTGGTCCCATggtggaggcagagctggggcgGCCAGAGGGGACCGAGCAGAGCCCGGACAAGGACAGGGacggggagggggacagggacgACCCTGACTTCTACCCCCACCCCGATGTCAGCAGCCTCCTGGAGTCACCCACATCCTCCGGCCTGGAGATCG AGCACCTCACCCAGAATGTCCTCAAGTCGTACCGGGAGACGTGCCAGCTCCGTGCCGAGGACCTGCAGCTCCGGCGCTGGGACATCTTCTCCCGCGAGGAGGTCTGCGCCTACCAGAAGAAG TCGATGGAGGAGATGTGGCAGTGCTGTGCCGGGCGCATCACCGAGGCCATCCAGTACGTGGTGGAGTTCGCCAAACGCCTGCGTGGCTTCATGGACCTCTGCCAGAACGACCAGATCGTCCTCCTCAAAGCGG GTGCCATGGAGGTGGTGCTGGTGCGCATGTGCCGAGCCTTCAACTCCGACAACCGGACTGTCTTCTTCGAGGGCAAGTACGCCAGCACCGAGCTCTTCCGATCCCTGG GCTGCCACGAGCTCATCGGCTCCATCTTCGATTTCGCCCAGAGCCTCTGCGCTCTGCACGTCTCGGAGAGCGAGGTGGCCTTCTTCAGCGCCCTCGTCCTCATCAACGCCA gcCGCCCGTGGCTGCAGGAGCCGGCGAAGGTGGCACGGCTGCAGGGACGCCTGGACGTCGCCTTCCGCCTGCTGCTGCGCCGCACACGCCGCGAggggctgctggccagg CTGCCGCCGGCCGGGCACCTGCGGGCGCTGTGCTCGCAGCACGTGGAGCAGCTCCAGGCCTTCCGCCGCCTGTGCCCCGCCGCGCTGCACGTCGCCTTCCCGCCGCTCTACCGCGAGCTCTTCGCTGGCGAGGCCGAGACCCCCGGTGCTGCCcgctga
- the CELF3 gene encoding LOW QUALITY PROTEIN: CUGBP Elav-like family member 3 (The sequence of the model RefSeq protein was modified relative to this genomic sequence to represent the inferred CDS: inserted 2 bases in 1 codon; deleted 1 base in 1 codon): protein MKEPDAIKLFVGQIPRHLEEKDLKPIFEQFGKIYELTVIKDKYTGMHKGCAFLTYCARESALKAQSALHEQKTLPGMNRPIQVKPADSESRGEDRKLFVGMLSKQQADEDVRKMFEPFGTIDECTVLRGPDGTSKGCAFVKFQSHAEAQAAITALHGSRTLPGASSSLVVKFADTEKERGLRRMQQVASQLGMFSPIALQFGAYSAYTQALMQQQAALVAAHSAYLSPMATMAVQMQHMGTVNPNGLIATPLPPSSGTSTPPAMAATPVPAIAAPLSVNGYSPVPAQPAGPPAPEAVYASGVPPFPAQSPAAPGDPLQQAYAGMQHYTAAYPAAYGLVSPAFAPPGPLLAXPPPPPQQQQREGPEGCNIFIYHLPQEFADTEILQMFLPFGNVISAKVFVDRATNQSKCFGFVSFDNPASAQAAIQAMNGFQIGMKRLKVQLKRPKDANRPY, encoded by the exons ATGAAGGAGCCCGACGCCATCAAACTCTTCGTGGGGCAGATCCCGCGGCACCTGGAGGAGAAGGACCTGAAGCCCATCTTCGAGCAGTTCGGCAAGATCTACGAGCTCACCGTCATCAAGGACAAGTACACCGGCATGCACAAAG GATGCGCCTTCCTGACCTACTGCGCCCGCGAGTCGGCCCTGAAGGCGCAGAGCGCCCTGCACGAGCAGAAAACCCTCCCGGGG ATGAACCGGCCCATCCAAGTGAAGCCGGCGGACAGTGAGAGCCGAGGAG AGGACCGCAAGCTCTTCGTGGGGATGCTGAGCAAGCAGCAGGCGGACGAGGACGTGCGCAAGATGTTCGAGCCCTTCGGCACCATCGACGAGTGCACGGTGCTGCGC GGGCCTGACGGCACAAGCAaag GCTGCGCCTTCGTCAAGTTCCAGAGCCACGCGGAGGCCCAGGCCGCCATCACCGCCCTCCACGGGAGCCGCACGCTGCCG GGTGCGTCCTCCAGCCTGGTGGTGAAGTTTGCAGACACAGAGAAGGAGCGGGGCCTGCGGCGGATGCAGCAGGTCgccagccagctgggcatgTTCAGCCCCATCGCCCTCCAGTTCGGGGCCTACAGCGCCTACACGCAGGCG CTGATGCAGCAGCAGGCGGCCCTGGTGGCCGCCCACTCGGCCTACCTCAGCCCCATGGCCACCATGGCCGTCCAGATGCAGCACATGGGCACGGTCAACCCCAACGGGCTCATcgccacccccctgcccccctcctcAG GAACCAGCACACCGCCGGCCATGGCTGCCACGCCGGTGCCTGCCATCGCGGCCCCGCTGAGTGTCAATGGCTACAGCCCGGTGCCGGCACAGCCCGCGGGACCCCCCGCCCCCGAGGCCGTCTACGCCAGTGGGGTCCCCCCCTTCCCAg cccagagccccgccgcccccggggaCCCCCTGCAGCAAGCCTACGCCGGCATGCAGCACTACACAG CCGCCTACCCGGCAGCCTACGGGCTGGTGAGCCCGGCCTTCGCCCCCCCGGGGCCCCTGctcgc ccccccgccccccccgcagcagcagcagcgtgaaG GCCCCGAGGGCTGTAACATCTTCATCTACCACCTGCCCCAGGAGTTCGCCGACACCGAGATCCTGCAGATGTTCCTGCCCTTCGGCAACGTCATCTCCGCCAAGGTCTTCGTGGACCGCGCCACCAACCAGAGCAAGTGCTTCG GCTTCGTGAGCTTTGACAACCCGGCCAGCGCCCAGGCGGCCATCCAGGCCATGAACGGCTTCCAGATCGGCATGAAGCGCCTCAAGGTGCAGCTCAAGAGGCCCAAAGACGCCAACCGGCCGTACTGA
- the MRPL9 gene encoding LOW QUALITY PROTEIN: 39S ribosomal protein L9, mitochondrial (The sequence of the model RefSeq protein was modified relative to this genomic sequence to represent the inferred CDS: deleted 3 bases in 2 codons), whose amino-acid sequence MLGRGAAGGCGRLVWAASRALSLSHSRGTVVVERWWQVPLSKEGQQPRLHPRRHRIYRLVEDTKHLPKKEMELILTQAVEGLGKRGDVVSVKKFLGRNKLLPQGLAVYASPENRKMFEEEKNLHQEGKLEMLQTQSGEKTIKFLKSCRLEVGMKNNVKWELSNEIVARHFLKNLRVFVPPHALKLPEEPITRWGEYWCDVTVNGLETSGVPMSVVKFLRPKTKRYKHWLAQQQAQLAARKEEFL is encoded by the exons aTGTtgggccggggggcggcggggggctgcggccgccTGGTGTGGGCGGCGAGCCGGGCCCTGAGCCTCAGCCACAGCCGG GGGACGGTGGTGGTGGAGCGGTGGTGGCAGGTCCCGCTCAGCAAAGAGGGGCAGCAGCCACGCCTGCACCCCCGGCGGCACCGCATCTACAGGCTGGTGGAGGACACCAAGCACCTGCCCAAGAAGGAGATGGAGCTGATCCTCACCCAGGCCGTGGAGG GTTTGGGGAAGCGGGGAGACGTGGTCAGTGTGAAGAAATTCCTGGGTCGTAACAAGCTGCTGCCCCAAGGGCTGGCTGTCTATGCGTCACCGGAGAACAGGAAGATGTTTGAGGAGGAGAAGAAT TTGCACCAGGAAGGGAAACTGGAGATGCTCCAAACCCAGAGCGGTGAGAAG ACCATCAAGTTCCTCAAGAGCTGCCGCCTCGAGGTGGGCATGAAAAACAACGTCAAGTGGGAGCTGAGCAACGAAATCGTGGCTCGCCACTTCCTCAAAAAC ctGCGGGTTTTCGTGCCTCCCCACGCGCTGAAGCTGCCGGAGGAGCCCATCACCAGGTGGGGCGAGTACTGGTGCGATGTGACG GTGAATGGGTTGGAGACC TCCGGGGTGCCGATGTCGGTGGTGAAGTTCCTGCGG CCCAAGACCAAGCGCTACAAGCACTGGCTGGCGCAGCAGCAGGCCCAGCTGGCAGCACGGAAGGAGGAGTTCCTCTGA
- the TDRKH gene encoding tudor and KH domain-containing protein — protein sequence MAAERGYWSHLTTLQKVAVVLGVPAGAAVLYILYRRYRESREERLVFVGDEELEIEMRVPRAAVKSIIGRKGATIKKLSQETGAYIDVEGEDENEETALLISGSPSQVCQAKAAIHQIVAESTPVSEQLCVPQRAVGRIIGRGGETVRGICHRSGAKVLCEREADTGLAPVRVIQLLGTRKEVAAAKKLIMEKLMEDNAFHKELAQSTVMRCQRKQPLGIRREQEPLPPRVPEHTEEDEGLSWGETSLLGQAPFEEAEKLKDESKELQELVAGPDAAVPKFEIPSPDFSFHADEYLEVYVSAAENPNHFWIQIIGHRSLQLDKLTTEMRQYYQSSDRVAELPAVQAGDIVAAPYMDGRDWYRARVLGTLENGNFDLYYVDFGDNGEAPCEALRALRSDFLSLPFQAIECSLAGIMPAGDGWAEAALDEFDRLTHCATWKPVVAKLSSYVQSGLGTWPNVRLYAVHHGENLDVGAELVRLGYAVPCPQEEEVAEDIPSQPAQEAAAETPDSVTCISLESLLSESRKSPGETPLTLSCVSLSNGASGSGENSGVMERSSR from the exons atggcggcggagcggggctaCTGGAGCCACCTGACGACCCTGCAGAAGGTTGCGGTGGTCCTGGGGGTCCCGGCCGGTGCCGCCGTCCTCTACATCCTGTACCGCCGGTACCGGGAGAGCCGTG AGGAGCGGCTGGTCTTCGTGGGAGATGAGGAACTGGAAATCGAGATGCGAGTCCCCCGGGCGGCTGTGAAATCCATCATCGGCCGGAAGGGAGCCACCATCAAAAAG CTGAGCCAAGAGACAGGGGCTTACATCGATGTGGAGGGAGAGGATGAGAATGAGGAGACGGCGCTGCTGATCTCTGGCTCCCCCAGCCAAGTCTGCCAGGCAAAAGCCGCCATCCACCAGATCGTGGCAGAGAGCACCCCGGTGTCGGAGCAGCTCTGCGTGCCCCAGAGAGCCGTTGGCAGGATTATCG GCCGGGGTGGTGAGACTGTGCGGGGCATCTGCCACAGGTCGGGTGCCAAGGTGCTCTGTGAACGTGAGGCCGACACCGGCCTGGCCCCAGTCAGGGTCATCCAACTCTTGGGGACGCGGAAGGAGGTGGCAGCCGCCAAG AAACTCATCATGGAGAAGCTGATGGAAGACAATGCTTTCCACAAGGAGCTGGCACAGTCGACAGTGATGCGGTGCCAGCGCAAGCAGCCCCTGGGCATCCGGCGGGAGCAGGAGCCGCTCCCACCCAGGGTGCCAGAGCACACGGAAGAGGATGAGGGCTTGTCCTGGGGTGAAACCTCCCTCCTGGGCCAGGCTCCCTTCGAGGAGGCAGAGAAGCTGAAGGATGAGagcaaggagctgcaggagctggtggcagggcCTGACGCAGCAGTGCCAAAATTTGAGA TTCCCAGCCCTGACTTCAGCTTCCACGCTGATGAATACCTGGAAGTTTATGTCTCGGCTGCTGAAAACCCCAACCACTTCTGGATCCAGATCATCGGCCACCGCAGCCTGCAGCTGGACAAGCTGACCACAGAGATGCGGCAGTACTACCAGAGCAGTGACCGTGTG gcagagctcccgGCTGTCCAAGCAGGGGACATTGTGGCTGCTCCCTACATGGATGGCAGAGACTGGTACCGGGCCCGCGTCCTGGGCACTCTGGAGAACGGCAACTTTGACCTTTACTATGTGGATTTTGGGGACAACGGGGAGGCCCCCTGCGAGGCGCTGCGAGCCCTGCG gAGCGACTTCCTGAGCCTTCCCTTCCAGGCCATCGagtgcagcctggctgggatCATGCCTGCTG GAGATGGCtgggcagaagcagccctggaTGAGTTCGACCGGCTCACCCACTGTGCCACGTGGAAACCTGTGGTGGCAAAGCTTTCCAGTTACGTCCAGTCTGGGCTCGGCACCTGGCCGAATGTCAGGCTCTACGCTGTCCACCATGGAGAG AACCTGGAtgtgggagcagagctggtgcgGCTGGGCTATGCCgtcccctgtccccaggaggaagaggtggCGGAGGACATCCCctcacagccagcacaggaggCTGCGGCCGAGACGCCG GACAGCGTCACCTGCATCTCCCTCGAAAGCCTCCTGTCGGAGTCCCGGAAAAGTCCCGGCGAGACGCCCCTGACCCTGTCCTGCGTCAGCCTTTCCA ACGGTGCCTCCGGCAGCGGCGAGAATAGCGGCGTGATGGAGAGGAGCTCCCGGTGA
- the S100A10 gene encoding protein S100-A10 produces the protein MPSQMEHAMETLMFTFHKYAGDKNHLGKEDLRALMEKEFPGFLENQQDPMALDKIMKDLDQCRDGKVGFQGFFSLVAGLTIACNDYFVLHMKQKGRK, from the exons ATGCCGTCCCAGATGGAGCACGCCATGGAGACCCTCATGTTCACCTTCCACAAGTACGCGGGTGACAAGAACCACCTGGGCAAGGAGGACCTGCGGGCGCTGATGGAGAAGGAGTTCCCCGGCTTCCTGGAG AACCAGCAGGACCCGATGGCCCTGGACAAGATCATGAAGGACCTGGACCAGTGCCGGGACGGCAAGGTGGGCTTCCAGGGCTTCTTCTCGCTGGTGGCCGGGCTCACCATCGCCTGCAACGACTACTTTGTCCTGCACATGAAGCAGAAGGGCAGGAAGTGA
- the RORC gene encoding nuclear receptor ROR-gamma isoform X2: protein MSRDAVKFGRMSKKQRERLHAEVQQQLEQRQQERAAEGAAASPPEVMGRRGHPLTPASTPGCPGTRHGATDGRAGPMVEAELGRPEGTEQSPDKDRDGEGDRDDPDFYPHPDVSSLLESPTSSGLEIEHLTQNVLKSYRETCQLRAEDLQLRRWDIFSREEVCAYQKKSMEEMWQCCAGRITEAIQYVVEFAKRLRGFMDLCQNDQIVLLKAVAPWAPASPVPPSPSRCRAVAGAMEVVLVRMCRAFNSDNRTVFFEGKYASTELFRSLGCHELIGSIFDFAQSLCALHVSESEVAFFSALVLINASRPWLQEPAKVARLQGRLDVAFRLLLRRTRREGLLARLPPAGHLRALCSQHVEQLQAFRRLCPAALHVAFPPLYRELFAGEAETPGAAR from the exons ATGTCCCGCGACG CCGTCAAGTTCGGCCGCATGTCCAAGAAGCAGCGGGAGCGGCTGCACGCCGaggttcagcagcagctggagcagcggCAGCAGGAGCGGGCGGCTGAGGGGgcggctgccagccccccagAGGTGATGGGGCGCCGGGGCCACCCGCTGACCCCTGCCAGCACCCCGGGGTGCCCCGGCACCCGTCACGGTGCCACGGATGGCCGGGCTGGTCCCATggtggaggcagagctggggcgGCCAGAGGGGACCGAGCAGAGCCCGGACAAGGACAGGGacggggagggggacagggacgACCCTGACTTCTACCCCCACCCCGATGTCAGCAGCCTCCTGGAGTCACCCACATCCTCCGGCCTGGAGATCG AGCACCTCACCCAGAATGTCCTCAAGTCGTACCGGGAGACGTGCCAGCTCCGTGCCGAGGACCTGCAGCTCCGGCGCTGGGACATCTTCTCCCGCGAGGAGGTCTGCGCCTACCAGAAGAAG TCGATGGAGGAGATGTGGCAGTGCTGTGCCGGGCGCATCACCGAGGCCATCCAGTACGTGGTGGAGTTCGCCAAACGCCTGCGTGGCTTCATGGACCTCTGCCAGAACGACCAGATCGTCCTCCTCAAAGCGG TGGCACCGTGGGCCCCTGCGTCCCCGGTGCCACCGTCCCCGTCCCGCTGCCGGGCGGTGGCAGGTGCCATGGAGGTGGTGCTGGTGCGCATGTGCCGAGCCTTCAACTCCGACAACCGGACTGTCTTCTTCGAGGGCAAGTACGCCAGCACCGAGCTCTTCCGATCCCTGG GCTGCCACGAGCTCATCGGCTCCATCTTCGATTTCGCCCAGAGCCTCTGCGCTCTGCACGTCTCGGAGAGCGAGGTGGCCTTCTTCAGCGCCCTCGTCCTCATCAACGCCA gcCGCCCGTGGCTGCAGGAGCCGGCGAAGGTGGCACGGCTGCAGGGACGCCTGGACGTCGCCTTCCGCCTGCTGCTGCGCCGCACACGCCGCGAggggctgctggccagg CTGCCGCCGGCCGGGCACCTGCGGGCGCTGTGCTCGCAGCACGTGGAGCAGCTCCAGGCCTTCCGCCGCCTGTGCCCCGCCGCGCTGCACGTCGCCTTCCCGCCGCTCTACCGCGAGCTCTTCGCTGGCGAGGCCGAGACCCCCGGTGCTGCCcgctga
- the RORC gene encoding nuclear receptor ROR-gamma isoform X1 — MSRDAVKFGRMSKKQRERLHAEVQQQLEQRQQERAAEGAAASPPEVMGRRGHPLTPASTPGCPGTRHGATDGRAGPMVEAELGRPEGTEQSPDKDRDGEGDRDDPDFYPHPDVSSLLESPTSSGLEIEHLTQNVLKSYRETCQLRAEDLQLRRWDIFSREEVCAYQKKSMEEMWQCCAGRITEAIQYVVEFAKRLRGFMDLCQNDQIVLLKAGTGPPRPLSPAAGPPCPPCPLPWAPLIPLSSSPGPPCPLVLSPGATMSPCPQTSAHLVPCSQPWVHCVPLSPAPGPPRPQPHSPCCPISPALVSPGHGTLWSHQGGDSPTGPTWEMTVPKGHPNPTGEVTNPRAGAAGAPTQPAAVAPWAPASPVPPSPSRCRAVAGAMEVVLVRMCRAFNSDNRTVFFEGKYASTELFRSLGCHELIGSIFDFAQSLCALHVSESEVAFFSALVLINASRPWLQEPAKVARLQGRLDVAFRLLLRRTRREGLLARLPPAGHLRALCSQHVEQLQAFRRLCPAALHVAFPPLYRELFAGEAETPGAAR, encoded by the exons ATGTCCCGCGACG CCGTCAAGTTCGGCCGCATGTCCAAGAAGCAGCGGGAGCGGCTGCACGCCGaggttcagcagcagctggagcagcggCAGCAGGAGCGGGCGGCTGAGGGGgcggctgccagccccccagAGGTGATGGGGCGCCGGGGCCACCCGCTGACCCCTGCCAGCACCCCGGGGTGCCCCGGCACCCGTCACGGTGCCACGGATGGCCGGGCTGGTCCCATggtggaggcagagctggggcgGCCAGAGGGGACCGAGCAGAGCCCGGACAAGGACAGGGacggggagggggacagggacgACCCTGACTTCTACCCCCACCCCGATGTCAGCAGCCTCCTGGAGTCACCCACATCCTCCGGCCTGGAGATCG AGCACCTCACCCAGAATGTCCTCAAGTCGTACCGGGAGACGTGCCAGCTCCGTGCCGAGGACCTGCAGCTCCGGCGCTGGGACATCTTCTCCCGCGAGGAGGTCTGCGCCTACCAGAAGAAG TCGATGGAGGAGATGTGGCAGTGCTGTGCCGGGCGCATCACCGAGGCCATCCAGTACGTGGTGGAGTTCGCCAAACGCCTGCGTGGCTTCATGGACCTCTGCCAGAACGACCAGATCGTCCTCCTCAAAGCGGGTACGGGGCCACCAcgtcccctgtccccagccgCAGGGCCACCATGCCCCCCTTGTCCTCTGCCCTGGGCTCCTCTCATTCCTTTGTCCTCCTCCCCAGGGCCACCATGTCCCCTTGTCCTCAGCCCTGGGGCCACCatgtccccctgtccccagaCTTCGGCTCATCTTGTCCCCTGTTCCCAGCCCTGGGTCCACTGTGTCCCcttgtccccagccccagggccaccacgtccccagccccacagtcCCTGCTGCCCCATCTCCCCCGCCCTGGTGTCCCCAGGCCATGGGACGCTCTGGTCCCATCAGGGAGGTGACAGTCCCACGGGTCCCACCTGGGAGATGACAGTCCCCAAGGGCCACCCCAACCCCACCGGGGAGGTGACAAaccccagggctggtgctgcGGGGGCACCGACCCAACCTGCAGCAGTGGCACCGTGGGCCCCTGCGTCCCCGGTGCCACCGTCCCCGTCCCGCTGCCGGGCGGTGGCAGGTGCCATGGAGGTGGTGCTGGTGCGCATGTGCCGAGCCTTCAACTCCGACAACCGGACTGTCTTCTTCGAGGGCAAGTACGCCAGCACCGAGCTCTTCCGATCCCTGG GCTGCCACGAGCTCATCGGCTCCATCTTCGATTTCGCCCAGAGCCTCTGCGCTCTGCACGTCTCGGAGAGCGAGGTGGCCTTCTTCAGCGCCCTCGTCCTCATCAACGCCA gcCGCCCGTGGCTGCAGGAGCCGGCGAAGGTGGCACGGCTGCAGGGACGCCTGGACGTCGCCTTCCGCCTGCTGCTGCGCCGCACACGCCGCGAggggctgctggccagg CTGCCGCCGGCCGGGCACCTGCGGGCGCTGTGCTCGCAGCACGTGGAGCAGCTCCAGGCCTTCCGCCGCCTGTGCCCCGCCGCGCTGCACGTCGCCTTCCCGCCGCTCTACCGCGAGCTCTTCGCTGGCGAGGCCGAGACCCCCGGTGCTGCCcgctga